The following proteins are encoded in a genomic region of Betaproteobacteria bacterium:
- the der gene encoding ribosome biogenesis GTPase Der, with protein sequence MKPTIVLVGRPNVGKSTLFNRMTRTRQALVADIPGLTRDRHYGHGKSGARSFLVVDTGGFEPVAKGGIYKEMARQTRQAVDEADAVLLLVDARQGLTSLDRQIAVELRKTARRLWLVVNKAEGLAHETAATEFHELGLGEPLTVSASHGEGVHELVDVVLEEFPVDDDEPELEDQQPKIAIVGRPNVGKSTLVNTLLGEERVIAFDQPGTTRDSIYIDFERNGRAYTLIDTAGVRRRGRVEDVAEKFSVVKTLQAIDDCNVVVLVLDVTQDVSDQDAHLAGFILEAGRALVVAINKWDAADEESREKAKRDYDRKLNFLDFAPVHYISARNGVGVPALLGSANAAYAAAMAKLSTPKLTRVLLAAVQKQSPPRAGVSRPKLRYAHQGGMNPPLILIHGNALNHVPDSYRRYLERAFMAAFDLRGTPVKVSFKQGRNPFAGRRKG encoded by the coding sequence TTGAAGCCCACCATCGTCCTGGTCGGCCGGCCGAATGTCGGCAAGTCGACCCTCTTCAACCGCATGACGCGCACGCGCCAGGCGCTGGTAGCCGATATTCCCGGCCTGACCCGTGATCGTCATTACGGGCATGGCAAAAGCGGTGCGAGGTCCTTTCTGGTTGTGGATACCGGGGGCTTCGAACCGGTGGCCAAAGGCGGCATCTACAAGGAGATGGCGCGCCAGACGCGCCAGGCCGTGGATGAAGCCGATGCCGTGCTGCTGCTGGTCGATGCGCGTCAGGGCCTGACCTCTCTCGACAGGCAGATTGCCGTTGAATTGCGCAAGACCGCCCGCAGGCTATGGCTGGTGGTCAACAAGGCGGAAGGCTTGGCGCATGAAACTGCCGCTACGGAGTTCCACGAACTCGGGCTCGGCGAACCGTTGACTGTGTCGGCATCGCACGGCGAAGGCGTGCACGAATTGGTGGATGTCGTTCTGGAAGAATTTCCCGTCGATGACGACGAGCCGGAACTGGAAGACCAACAGCCGAAGATAGCGATTGTCGGCCGCCCGAATGTCGGCAAGTCGACCCTGGTCAATACCCTGCTCGGCGAGGAAAGGGTTATCGCCTTCGACCAGCCCGGCACCACCCGGGACAGCATCTACATCGACTTTGAGCGCAACGGCCGCGCGTACACGCTGATCGATACGGCCGGCGTGCGCCGCCGCGGGCGCGTGGAAGACGTTGCGGAGAAGTTTTCGGTGGTCAAGACGCTGCAGGCCATCGACGATTGCAATGTCGTGGTGCTGGTTCTCGACGTGACGCAGGACGTATCCGACCAGGATGCGCACCTGGCGGGTTTCATTCTCGAGGCCGGTCGTGCCCTGGTGGTGGCCATAAACAAATGGGATGCCGCCGATGAAGAGTCGCGCGAAAAAGCCAAGCGCGACTACGACCGCAAGCTCAACTTCCTGGATTTTGCGCCGGTGCATTACATTTCAGCGCGCAACGGCGTTGGCGTCCCGGCGCTGCTCGGTTCGGCGAATGCGGCCTATGCCGCTGCCATGGCCAAGCTGTCAACGCCCAAACTCACGCGCGTATTGCTCGCTGCAGTGCAAAAGCAGTCGCCGCCGCGCGCCGGCGTATCCCGCCCCAAACTGCGCTATGCCCATCAGGGTGGCATGAATCCGCCGCTGATCCTGATTCACGGCAACGCCTTGAATCATGTGCCGGACAGTTACCGCCGCTACCTCGAACGTGCATTCATGGCCGCTTTCGATTTGCGCGGCACTCCCGTAAAAGTGTCTTTCAAACAGGGCCGGAATCCCTTCGCGGGCCGCAGGAAGGGTTGA
- the hfq gene encoding RNA chaperone Hfq — translation MSAKGQLLQDPFLNALRKEHVPVSIYLVNGIKLQGQIESFDQYVVLLKNTVTQMVYKHAISTVVPARPVNLSLEHGSED, via the coding sequence ATGAGCGCGAAAGGCCAGTTGTTGCAAGACCCATTTCTGAATGCGTTGCGCAAAGAGCATGTGCCGGTGTCCATCTATCTGGTCAATGGCATCAAGTTACAGGGACAGATCGAATCGTTCGACCAGTACGTTGTCTTGCTGAAGAACACCGTGACACAGATGGTCTACAAGCATGCGATTTCCACTGTCGTGCCAGCGCGTCCGGTGAACTTGTCTTTGGAGCACGGGTCCGAAGATTGA
- the hflX gene encoding GTPase HflX, with product MFDRPSGGDRAVLVNLDFGNVDFAESQEEIRRLAESAGVEPLAIIKGKRQRPDAATFAGSGKVDEIAEAVQSGGASLVLFNHDLSPAQQRNLEKRFKCRVVDRSSLILDIFAQRARSHEGKLQVELAQLEHLATRLVRGWTHLERQKGGIGLRGPGETQLETDRQLLRKRVKVLKDKLATVLRQRQTQRRARQRGQGLSVSLVGYTNAGKSTLFNRLTHSETYAADQLFATLDTTSRRISGAGGASIILSDTVGFIRDLPHTLVAAFSATLEETVRADLLLHVVDAASPARDDQIAEVNKVLVEIGADFVPQVMVFNKIDATGLQPGVERDQYGKIATVRVSAKTGAGIEFLRSMLAELLEGQGNAIGVAAA from the coding sequence ATGTTTGATCGCCCAAGCGGCGGCGACCGCGCCGTCCTTGTCAATCTCGATTTCGGTAATGTGGATTTCGCCGAGTCGCAGGAGGAAATCCGCCGGCTTGCCGAAAGCGCGGGTGTCGAACCGCTCGCGATCATCAAAGGAAAACGGCAGAGGCCCGACGCGGCCACCTTTGCCGGTTCCGGCAAAGTCGATGAGATCGCCGAAGCGGTGCAATCTGGCGGCGCATCGCTGGTGTTGTTCAATCACGATCTGTCACCCGCGCAGCAGCGCAATCTCGAGAAGCGCTTCAAGTGCCGGGTTGTCGACCGCAGCAGCCTGATCCTGGATATCTTCGCGCAGCGCGCGCGTTCGCACGAAGGCAAGCTGCAGGTCGAACTGGCCCAACTCGAGCACCTGGCAACGCGGCTGGTCCGCGGCTGGACCCACCTGGAACGCCAGAAAGGCGGCATCGGCCTGCGCGGCCCCGGTGAAACCCAGCTGGAAACGGATCGCCAGTTGTTGCGCAAGCGGGTCAAGGTCCTCAAGGACAAGCTTGCCACTGTGCTTCGTCAGCGGCAGACCCAGCGACGCGCGCGCCAGCGCGGTCAGGGCCTGTCGGTCTCGCTCGTCGGCTATACCAACGCCGGCAAGTCCACGCTGTTCAATCGGCTTACGCACAGCGAAACCTATGCAGCGGACCAGTTGTTCGCGACGCTGGATACGACTTCACGGCGCATCAGCGGAGCCGGCGGCGCATCAATCATCTTGTCGGATACGGTCGGTTTCATCCGTGATCTCCCGCATACTCTGGTGGCGGCATTCAGCGCGACTCTGGAAGAGACCGTGCGTGCCGATTTGCTGCTGCACGTGGTGGATGCGGCAAGTCCGGCGCGTGATGACCAGATCGCGGAAGTGAACAAGGTGCTCGTCGAAATCGGTGCCGATTTCGTGCCCCAGGTGATGGTGTTCAACAAGATAGACGCGACCGGCTTGCAACCCGGGGTCGAGCGCGATCAGTATGGTAAAATCGCGACAGTTCGCGTTAGCGCGAAAACCGGTGCCGGCATCGAATTTTTGCGCTCCATGCTGGCTGAATTGCTCGAAGGGCAGGGCAACGCCATAGGGGTTGCCGCAGCCTGA
- the hflK gene encoding FtsH protease activity modulator HflK, with protein sequence MALNDPQWGKRGNDGPPDLDELWRRLNQRLNSLFGGKGGGGAPSPGPTGRQFGGGFGLLVILILVVWLASGFYIVDASQRGVVLRFGKFDAITESGPRWHLPWPIESAEVVNVTGVRTIEIGYRNNVKSKVQNESLMITDDENIIDIQFAVQYILKDPKDYLFNNRDADKSVMQASESAIREVVGKNKMDFLLSGGKEKIVETVQILLQKILDRYKTGITVTRVTMQDAQAPEEVQAAFADAVKAGQDRERQINEGQSYFNDVVPKAKGTSARLLQEGEGYRQSVIANAEGEASRFSQIVTEYSKAPVVTRQRLYLDAMQQVLANSSKVVVDQKSGGNLLYLPLDKLMQMSSSANPPVDAGAKQAPMEAVVPTPAPTESSPRSRDAFRSRDREAR encoded by the coding sequence ATGGCATTGAATGATCCGCAGTGGGGAAAGCGCGGCAACGATGGCCCCCCCGACCTCGACGAATTGTGGCGTCGTTTGAATCAGCGGTTGAACTCCTTGTTCGGCGGCAAGGGCGGGGGCGGCGCGCCGTCACCGGGCCCGACCGGGCGCCAGTTCGGCGGCGGTTTCGGACTGTTGGTCATCCTCATTCTGGTGGTATGGCTGGCGAGCGGCTTTTATATCGTCGATGCCAGCCAGCGCGGCGTGGTGCTGCGCTTCGGAAAGTTCGACGCAATCACGGAGTCGGGCCCGCGCTGGCATCTGCCGTGGCCGATCGAATCCGCTGAAGTCGTCAACGTGACGGGCGTTCGTACCATTGAAATCGGTTACCGCAACAACGTCAAAAGCAAAGTGCAGAACGAATCGCTGATGATCACAGACGACGAGAACATCATCGACATCCAGTTCGCGGTGCAGTACATCCTCAAGGATCCCAAGGACTACCTGTTCAACAATCGCGATGCCGACAAGTCGGTGATGCAAGCTTCCGAGTCGGCCATCCGCGAGGTGGTGGGCAAAAACAAGATGGATTTCCTGCTTTCCGGCGGCAAGGAAAAGATCGTCGAGACGGTGCAGATCCTGCTGCAGAAAATCCTCGACCGCTACAAAACCGGTATCACAGTCACGCGGGTGACCATGCAGGACGCGCAGGCGCCCGAGGAAGTCCAGGCTGCGTTCGCCGACGCGGTAAAGGCCGGCCAGGATCGCGAACGGCAGATCAACGAAGGCCAGTCGTATTTCAACGATGTCGTGCCGAAAGCCAAGGGCACGTCGGCGCGGCTTCTTCAGGAGGGAGAAGGGTATCGGCAGAGCGTGATCGCCAACGCCGAGGGCGAGGCATCGCGTTTCAGCCAGATCGTCACGGAATACAGCAAGGCGCCGGTGGTGACCCGTCAGCGTCTTTACCTGGACGCAATGCAGCAGGTGCTTGCCAACTCCAGCAAGGTCGTGGTCGACCAGAAAAGCGGCGGCAATCTGCTTTATCTGCCGCTCGACAAACTTATGCAGATGAGCAGCAGTGCCAATCCGCCGGTTGATGCGGGCGCGAAGCAGGCGCCTATGGAGGCGGTCGTGCCGACACCGGCACCGACGGAATCTTCGCCGCGCTCGCGCGATGCCTTCCGCAGTCGCGACAGGGAGGCACGATGA
- the hflC gene encoding protease modulator HflC codes for MKVNVSTVLIAIVVALVVASLSLFTVDQRQNAIVFRLGEIVSVKTVPGLFFKMPLVDNVRYFDARILTLDAEEAQKFVTSENKPVLVDSFVKWRIIDVRQYYVSVQGDEGLARVRLTQAVNGSLREEFGKRTIHDVVSGEREQIMDLMRERADQIAREIGVQVLDVRLKRVDFTPEVSESVYGRMQAERKRVANELRSTGFAEAEKIRADADKQRQVVIAQAYRDAQRLKGDGDAKASAIYARAFERNPEFYAFYRSLEAYRQSFKNKGDLLILEPNSEFFKYLKNPAGRAK; via the coding sequence ATGAAAGTCAACGTCAGCACCGTGCTGATTGCCATCGTGGTCGCGCTGGTCGTGGCCAGCTTGAGTCTGTTCACCGTCGACCAGCGCCAGAATGCCATCGTGTTCCGATTGGGCGAAATCGTTTCCGTAAAAACTGTGCCGGGACTGTTTTTCAAAATGCCGCTGGTCGACAACGTACGCTATTTCGACGCCCGCATTCTTACGCTCGATGCCGAAGAAGCGCAGAAGTTTGTCACGTCCGAGAACAAGCCGGTCCTGGTGGATTCGTTCGTAAAATGGCGCATCATCGACGTAAGGCAGTACTACGTCAGCGTGCAGGGTGACGAGGGCCTCGCACGCGTGCGGCTGACCCAGGCCGTCAATGGCAGCCTGCGCGAAGAGTTCGGCAAGCGCACGATCCATGATGTCGTCTCGGGCGAGCGCGAACAGATCATGGACCTGATGCGCGAGCGGGCGGACCAGATCGCGCGCGAGATCGGCGTCCAGGTCCTTGACGTGCGTCTGAAGAGGGTCGATTTCACACCCGAGGTCAGCGAATCCGTATATGGCAGGATGCAGGCCGAGCGCAAGCGCGTGGCCAACGAGCTGCGTTCTACCGGCTTTGCGGAGGCGGAGAAAATCCGCGCCGACGCCGACAAGCAGCGCCAGGTCGTGATCGCCCAGGCCTACCGCGATGCCCAGCGTCTGAAGGGCGATGGTGACGCCAAGGCTTCCGCGATCTACGCGCGAGCCTTTGAGCGCAATCCCGAGTTCTACGCGTTCTATCGGAGTCTGGAGGCTTATCGGCAAAGCTTCAAGAACAAGGGAGACCTGCTGATACTCGAGCCGAATTCGGAATTCTTCAAGTACCTGAAGAACCCGGCGGGACGCGCAAAATAA
- a CDS encoding DUF2065 domain-containing protein translates to MPLARGGKRTMEAYTNTLMMAVALMLVIEGLLPFLLPTVWRDAFRRLTEMSDGQIRFVGLSSMLAGLLLLFLTK, encoded by the coding sequence ATGCCGCTTGCGCGCGGTGGGAAGAGGACGATGGAAGCTTATACGAATACCCTTATGATGGCCGTTGCACTGATGCTGGTCATCGAGGGCCTGCTTCCCTTCCTGCTTCCGACGGTATGGCGCGATGCCTTCCGCCGGCTGACCGAAATGTCCGACGGCCAGATCCGGTTCGTGGGCCTGTCCTCGATGCTGGCCGGACTGCTGCTGCTTTTCCTGACGAAATAG
- a CDS encoding ATP phosphoribosyltransferase regulatory subunit, producing the protein MQKWLLPEYIEDLLPGEAARVELLRRRILDLFFAHGYELVVPPMLEYLDSLLTGTGHDLDLRTFKLVDQLSGRLLGLRADMTPQVARIDAHLLNRQGVTRLCYAGTVLHTQPSGLLRTREPMQIGAEIYGHAGLESDIEIQTLMLRALQATGVNGVHLDIGHVSVFRALITRAGASAQQEAELFQVLQAKDVPALRELSNGLDAATREALMLLPELYGGSEVLTTARKRLPQYPELIACLDALAQIGGQLNGDVKELCFDLAELRGYHYHSGVVFAAYAGNRPEAIARGGRYDEVGRAFGRARPATGFTMDLRELAEMANEEAGPLRVLAPYQPADAALQAEVARLRADGAIVVSDLPGHEANRAELNCSQRLVAKGGAWKLEPFASDQRNRK; encoded by the coding sequence ATGCAGAAATGGCTGCTTCCTGAGTACATCGAAGATCTCCTGCCCGGCGAAGCGGCGAGAGTGGAATTGTTACGCCGTCGCATCCTCGACCTGTTTTTTGCGCACGGCTATGAACTGGTCGTTCCGCCGATGCTGGAATATCTCGATTCGCTGCTGACCGGCACGGGACACGACCTGGATCTGAGAACCTTCAAGCTGGTGGACCAGTTGTCCGGGCGATTGCTCGGATTGCGCGCGGATATGACGCCGCAAGTGGCGCGCATCGACGCGCATTTGCTCAACCGTCAGGGTGTCACCCGATTGTGCTATGCGGGAACGGTGCTGCATACGCAGCCTTCCGGGCTGCTGCGTACCCGCGAGCCGATGCAGATCGGTGCCGAGATCTATGGTCACGCCGGGCTGGAGAGCGACATCGAAATTCAGACGCTGATGTTGCGTGCGCTTCAGGCCACGGGGGTGAATGGCGTCCACCTCGATATCGGCCATGTGTCCGTGTTTCGCGCGCTGATTACCCGGGCCGGCGCGAGTGCGCAGCAGGAAGCGGAACTGTTTCAGGTACTGCAGGCCAAGGACGTTCCGGCATTGCGTGAACTGTCGAACGGGCTCGATGCGGCGACGCGCGAGGCGTTGATGTTGTTGCCGGAACTCTACGGGGGATCTGAGGTGCTGACCACGGCGCGCAAGCGCCTGCCGCAGTATCCGGAGTTGATCGCCTGTCTCGATGCGCTCGCGCAAATCGGCGGGCAATTGAACGGTGATGTGAAGGAACTGTGCTTCGATCTCGCGGAGCTACGCGGATATCATTATCACAGCGGCGTGGTGTTCGCCGCTTATGCCGGCAACCGGCCGGAAGCGATCGCGCGCGGCGGACGTTATGATGAAGTCGGCCGTGCGTTCGGGCGCGCCCGTCCGGCAACCGGATTCACGATGGATTTGCGCGAACTCGCCGAGATGGCGAACGAAGAGGCCGGGCCGCTGCGCGTACTCGCGCCCTACCAGCCGGCCGATGCCGCCCTGCAGGCCGAGGTGGCAAGGTTGCGCGCAGACGGTGCGATCGTCGTGTCGGACCTGCCGGGGCACGAGGCGAACCGCGCGGAACTCAACTGCTCGCAGCGACTGGTCGCCAAGGGTGGTGCCTGGAAGCTGGAGCCGTTCGCTTCAGACCAACGAAACCGGAAGTAA